GTCTGCTTCGTTATTTTGTATTCCATTTTAGAGAAACTCAAATACAAACACCATGAGCAAAGTTTTTTAGTATTTAAGGTCGGTATAGAGCGGGAATTGGTCTGTCAGTGCAGTCACTTCTGCACGGGCTTCATCCAGCTTCGCCGTATCTTTAGGATTTTTCAATGTTTTGGCAATGATCTTACCGATCGCTACCATCGCTTCTTCGTTCATCCCACGGGAAGTTGCAGCAGGTGTACCGATTCGAATACCACTCGTTACAAACGGACTTGTAGGGTCGAATGGAATTGCATTTTTGTTCACGGTAATACCAATGGAATCAAGTACATGCTCAGCTTCTTTACCTGTGATGTTCACACTGCGTGTGTCGATCAGCATCAAGTGGTTATCTGTACCACCGGATACGATGTTCAAGCCTTCAGCGATCAGTGTTTCAGCCAGAACCTGTGCGTTTTTCACAACGTTCTGTGCATATGTTTTGAATTCTGGTTGCAAAGCTTCTCCGAATGCTACCGCTTTGGAAGCAATCACGTGCATCAGAGGGCCACCTTGGGAACCCGGGAATACCGCTTTATCAATCGCTGCTGCCCACGCTTTGCGGCACAGAATCATACCACCACGAGGTCCACGCAGCGTTTTGTGTGTTGTTGTTGTTACGAAATGCGCATGTGGAACCGGGTTTGGATGCAGACCAGCAGCAACGAGTCCCGCGATGTGAGCCATATCCACCATGAACAAAGCACCTACATCATTGGCGATGGAAGCCAGCTTTTCAAAATCAATGGTACGCGGATATGCACTTGCACCTGCAACGATCAGACGAGGGCGGTGTTTGAAAGCCGCTTTGCGTACTTCATCATAATCAATCAGGAATGTATCTTCCTGTACGCCGTATGCTACAAAGTTGTACAGCAAACCGGAAGCATTAACCGGGCTACCGTGCGTGAGGTGTCCACCATGGGCAAGGTTCATACCAAGTACAGTATCACCAGGTTTCAACGCTGCAAGATATACTGCCATGTTCGCTTGTGCTCCGGAGTGAGGTTGAACATTCACGTGTTCTGCTCCGAACAATTCTTTGGCACGATCACGCGCAATGTCTTCAACAACGTCCACATGCTCACAACCACCATAGTAACGTTTGCCTGGATATCCTTCAGCGTACTTATTGGTCAGAACAGATCCCAATGCTTCGATTACTGCTTCACTTACAATGTTTTCGGATGCAATCAGTTCGATGTTGTTCTGTTGACGTTTCAGTTCAAGATTCATCGCTTCCAGTACTGCCGGGTCATTCTTGCGCAATTGTTCCATGATTAAATTCCTCCCAGGTATAAGTGAAGTTATAAAGCGAAACTACAGTGGTTACATTCCTGACTTCGATTGCATCACCATCTTCCGATCGCTGTTATCCCCGGATTTTTCTGAACTCACTTATAATAAGGGGAAAATCCGGGGATAGCGTATGCTTCCGATGTAGCTTTCCTTCGGAAAGCTTTCAGGCGAACGCTTCGCTTCTTCAGATTGGTGTTGCACTCTCCGTTTTCGTGTAAAGTATAATTTAGCTTTATATTGGTTGAAGATATCAGTCACAAAATGATGAATCTGGTTGTTCTTCCATACGATACACCGCTCGTTCGCCGCCAATCAACTTCGGACGAGTAAGCGCCGTGGTCACGCGGGCATCTCCAACATAGCGGAGCGCTGTACGAAAGGGTACGGCTACATGCCGGAGATGCATGCCAATCATCGTTTCCCCAATGTCCATTCCCGCATGGGCCTGCACATATTCAGCCAGGCATGGATCGGTCAGCGAACGATATGCTGCGGATGCCATTGAACCTCCGGCCTTGGGCACGGGTACTGCACCAACCTCGGTCAATCCAAGTCGAGTAAGCACAGAACGTTCCATGACCAACGCACGGTTCAGATGCTCACAACACTGGAATACCGTGTCAAAACCGAATTCCTCCTGCACCTCGCGTATCCCCGCAAGAAGCTGCTGCGCCACTTCAATGGCACCGCTCGTACCAATCCGCGCACCTGCAACTTCACTTGTGCTTGTACCGATCACAACGATCTGTCCAGGCCCAAGCTGTCCGGCAAGCGCCAGTTCATGCAGAATGGATGCGGTCTGTTCCTGCAATCCGGCTTGTTCTGAATCTAACTCTATAGTCATCCTATCATCGCCTCCCGATAAAATCATGCCCGCTGTCTCTTGGCTGTCCTTCGTATTCTTGCACGGCATCTCAGGTACTATTATAGCGAATAATCAGATGAAAGACGAAAAAAAGAGCAGTCTGCGGGTAACGCAGAATTGCTCTTTTGCCCAGGCGACCGGCCGTTTGTTCCGGTGCTCCATCGTGGTTATGCCCACTTCGTCGCCAGTTACACCGGATCCCTGTTTTCCCCTTCATCATAAAACAACCCGCGGCTAAAATCAACGGTTAATTTACATCACGCGTCCTGTTTCTATAACCTGCCCCGTAGGATCAGAATTATCCCAGCTTATCCAAAAGCCGGTCCAATGCCGTCCGAATCTCGGCCGCAGCGATATTATAATCATCACGACTGCCTCCAAAAGGATCGGAGATGTCGAAACTTGGAATGCGTTGTCTGATCTCAATGGCTCGCTCGCGCTCTGATGCCAGAATCTCTTGACCAAGGGCACGTTTCATCTCCAGCGTTGCAAACAGGCTGTCCAACTCCTGAACATCTCTTAATACCTGCTTGTCGTCCTCCACATACTCTTTTAATGTATAGGTTTTGTGAACGGAGTCGGGAAATACCTGCATGACATGCTGCTTATGACTCCGCGTTAGTGTAAGAACCAGATCGGCCCAACCGACCAGGTTAGCGCTAAGCTGTGTGGAATGAGGCGGACCTTCAACGTTATGATCTCTTAAAACCGCTTCCGCATGACGGGAGATCGGCATACCCGACGTAGCTGCTACACCTGCGGAACGGACTTCTACCTGAATGCCGCGCTCCGATGCCAACTTTCGCAAAAGCCCCTCTGCCATGGGGCTGCGGCACGTATTGCCTGTACATACGAATAAAATATGTTTCATTGTGTTAGCCTCCCCATTTTACATATGATGCGAATGATATGATGTCTCACGTTTTATTTTAAAATATAAACAAAAGTCCAAACGCAAGCAAGATTGCGCCACCAATGGCCTCACCGTAATCCCCAAGATTCTGACTCACCCGACGGCCTAATAGCAGACCCATAACCGACATCACCCCGCCACATACACCAAAGGCAAGTACGGTCAAGATTAGATTACTGCTAAACATCCCTAAGGAAACGCCAACGGAGAACGAATCCACACTTACGCTGAGGGAGAACAAAATAACGCCGAGCAGGGAACGGTGGTCCACCAGCTTGGTATCACCTTCACGGAATGCATTCAGAATCATATGACCACCCAGCAGAATAAGTAATCCACCTGCTGCATACGTCGTAATGTCACCGAGCAGCGAGCTGACGTATTTGCCCATATACATGCCGATGAGCGGCATGATGATATGAAATAGCGCCGTTACTGTACTGATCCGCAATACATCCCTCAGCCGAATGCCCTTCATGCCAATTCCGATTCCGAGCGAAAACGCATCGAGGCCAAGCGCAACAGCCATGATCAAAATGGTTACCAACTGCCCTACATGGGCAGACACATCCCACATCCCCATACCCCCAAGTCACGTAAAGGTTCTTGTACACGATATGCGGACAAGGACCTAAACATGACCGATGAAAGGTAAACGTTGCGTATCTACTCCATATCCATGATGCATAAGGGCAGGTGGATACGATGTTTTAATTGATTTTGTTATGGAAAAAAGTTAAGTGGCTCTCCTGACTGTATGATCAGGAGAGATTAGAAGGGCTGTGGGTCGCCAACTTGGATGAGTTGGTTACCCGCGGCCTTGAGCAGCCGATTCATGACGGCTGCTCCCAGCCCTTCGCGTGAGCAGGCTTCAGCCACAATATATGTGGCGCCTTGCTCATCGCAACTGCGCAGCGCGGCGTATAGCCGGCGCGCCGCTTCTTCCAGCTCGCTGGCGTCACCCAGCGAGAACACGGCATCGGCGCGGTACTGCTCCGCGTGCTCGGCGAACGCCAGCACGGCGGTGCGCTCTCCGCGCTGCGCCGCCTCTGCGAGGGCGGCGCTGGTCCAGGCCGCCACCGCTGTGGGCGGCCCCTCCACCACGCACAGCGCCCCTGCGGGTGCGTAGTGCGTGTACTTCATGCCCGGCGAGCGCGGCGCCGGGCTTCCCACGCCATCGGCCCCCTCCGCGAGTAGCGCGGGGTCCGTGGCGACACGGGCGGCAACGGCGGACAGTTGTTCCGCCGTAATGCCGCCAGGGCGCAGGATGGTGACGGTACCGTCGTCACCGACCTGCACCACCGTGGACTCGACGCCCACCCCGGTGGGGCCGCCGTCCACGATGCCGCCGATGCGGCCATCCAGATCCTCGCGCACATGAGACGCGAGTGTCGGACTTGGCCGCCCGGAGCGGTTGGCGCTTGGCGCAGCCACAGGGCATGCCGCCGCCGCGATCAACTGCAAGGCCACCGGATGGTCCGGCATGCGCACGGCCACCGTGTCCAGACCAGCGGTGACACGCGGAGACACCGCCCCCGGCCTAACCGGCAGCACCAGCGTCAGCGGTCCCGGCCAGAAGGCCGCCATCAGCGCTTCGGCTGTCTCATTCACTTCCGTGACCAGAGCGTCCAACTGGTCCCGATGCGCGATATGCACAATCAGTGGATTGTCGGAAGGTCGGCCTTTGGCGACAAATACAGCCTCCACGGCTGCCGTGCTACGCGCATCCGCACCCAGGCCGTAGACCGTTTCGGTCGGAAAGGCCACCGTCTGACCTTGACGAAGGCAGGCTGCGGCAGCCTGCAAGTCGTCGAGCGCCCTTTGATGGGCGCTCCCCTTTTTCACATCCGTTAATTCAATATTACCCAATCCATGATCATCCTCATTGTTCAATAAAACGCGCACATCCCAATTGACTGTGACCATCTCTGCTGGAGTTCCCTTGTCATGAACCTCCATGTCATTTCCCATTTCTGAGGTGGATTGCACTTGCTCATTCTCTCTATTCATATATCCATCATTCCTAAACATCATAATAGGTTACTTGTGCACGTGAGAAAAACACCTCACACTCCATACACATCTTTGTTCACTTCGCTTCATACTCCATATTCAATATAAGTAATTATAACATACCTGTCCCGCCTCGGATGCCCTTCATACTTCGCTCCACGCATGAGTCTTACTGTAGCTTCAACGCCAATTCATATCAAAAGGGCAGCTCCCTGAATTGAAGCCACCCTTATGTATAGTATAAATGTGTTGTTATGCGAATAATCCAGTGACCCAACTCCACAGTTTCACAGCCATATCCCACAGAAAGAATCTCGCCTCCGGTGTCTCTCCCTGCACAGATGCATCTACATCTCCAGGTTCAGCCGCTGCGGCTGATACGTTTGAAGGTTTCGCCAGTGCATCCCCGGTTCCTGCATCAATGAAGCACAGCGGCGGGAACAACACACACCACCAGTTCTGACCTTTGCCTTCGCCCAGCGTGA
The window above is part of the Paenibacillus sp. 1781tsa1 genome. Proteins encoded here:
- a CDS encoding manganese efflux pump MntP family protein, with the protein product MWDVSAHVGQLVTILIMAVALGLDAFSLGIGIGMKGIRLRDVLRISTVTALFHIIMPLIGMYMGKYVSSLLGDITTYAAGGLLILLGGHMILNAFREGDTKLVDHRSLLGVILFSLSVSVDSFSVGVSLGMFSSNLILTVLAFGVCGGVMSVMGLLLGRRVSQNLGDYGEAIGGAILLAFGLLFIF
- a CDS encoding low molecular weight protein arginine phosphatase, producing MKHILFVCTGNTCRSPMAEGLLRKLASERGIQVEVRSAGVAATSGMPISRHAEAVLRDHNVEGPPHSTQLSANLVGWADLVLTLTRSHKQHVMQVFPDSVHKTYTLKEYVEDDKQVLRDVQELDSLFATLEMKRALGQEILASERERAIEIRQRIPSFDISDPFGGSRDDYNIAAAEIRTALDRLLDKLG
- a CDS encoding TIGR01440 family protein, producing MTIELDSEQAGLQEQTASILHELALAGQLGPGQIVVIGTSTSEVAGARIGTSGAIEVAQQLLAGIREVQEEFGFDTVFQCCEHLNRALVMERSVLTRLGLTEVGAVPVPKAGGSMASAAYRSLTDPCLAEYVQAHAGMDIGETMIGMHLRHVAVPFRTALRYVGDARVTTALTRPKLIGGERAVYRMEEQPDSSFCD
- the glyA gene encoding serine hydroxymethyltransferase, whose product is MEQLRKNDPAVLEAMNLELKRQQNNIELIASENIVSEAVIEALGSVLTNKYAEGYPGKRYYGGCEHVDVVEDIARDRAKELFGAEHVNVQPHSGAQANMAVYLAALKPGDTVLGMNLAHGGHLTHGSPVNASGLLYNFVAYGVQEDTFLIDYDEVRKAAFKHRPRLIVAGASAYPRTIDFEKLASIANDVGALFMVDMAHIAGLVAAGLHPNPVPHAHFVTTTTHKTLRGPRGGMILCRKAWAAAIDKAVFPGSQGGPLMHVIASKAVAFGEALQPEFKTYAQNVVKNAQVLAETLIAEGLNIVSGGTDNHLMLIDTRSVNITGKEAEHVLDSIGITVNKNAIPFDPTSPFVTSGIRIGTPAATSRGMNEEAMVAIGKIIAKTLKNPKDTAKLDEARAEVTALTDQFPLYTDLKY
- a CDS encoding L-threonylcarbamoyladenylate synthase, whose product is MNRENEQVQSTSEMGNDMEVHDKGTPAEMVTVNWDVRVLLNNEDDHGLGNIELTDVKKGSAHQRALDDLQAAAACLRQGQTVAFPTETVYGLGADARSTAAVEAVFVAKGRPSDNPLIVHIAHRDQLDALVTEVNETAEALMAAFWPGPLTLVLPVRPGAVSPRVTAGLDTVAVRMPDHPVALQLIAAAACPVAAPSANRSGRPSPTLASHVREDLDGRIGGIVDGGPTGVGVESTVVQVGDDGTVTILRPGGITAEQLSAVAARVATDPALLAEGADGVGSPAPRSPGMKYTHYAPAGALCVVEGPPTAVAAWTSAALAEAAQRGERTAVLAFAEHAEQYRADAVFSLGDASELEEAARRLYAALRSCDEQGATYIVAEACSREGLGAAVMNRLLKAAGNQLIQVGDPQPF